AACCCGAACCCGGAGCCCCTGACCATCACCGAGGTCCGCTACCAGCTGGAGCTGGCGGACGAGATCGTGGCCGAGGGCCGCTCCCGCCTGCCGGTCACCGTGGCGGGCGGGGAGACCGGCACCACCGAACTGCGCCTGTCCAGCGCCTACTGGGACCTCTTTGCCACCTTGCAGGCCCTGCCGGCCGCCGGCCAGGAGGTCCGCTACCGGATCTCCGGCTCGGTGCAGGTGGATGCCGGCGGCCTGTGGGACGAGCGCTTCCCCTTCCAGCGGCAGGGGCTCATCCCCCTGCACCCGCCGCCTCCCTGAGGCAGGGCGAGGCTCAGGTCTGTCGGCCGAGGGGGCGCCGCAGCCGGCCGCCCAGGTAGTACTTGGCCAGGAAGCGCAGGATGGAGCGGAGGTGGATGAGAAGGGTCCGGGACAGCACCGAGCGCCTCTCCCGCTCCAGGAAGTGGATGATCTCGGCCTGGGGGATGTAGAGGACAGAAAAGCCCTGGCGCCAGGCGGCCAGGCACAAGTCCATGTCCTCATAGAGGTAGAAGTAGCCCTCGTCGAAGAGGCCGATCCTGGCCAGGGCGTCCCGGCGGATGATGAGGCAGGCGCCGTACATCCAGTCCACCGGCCGCAGGGAGGCGTGGTCCCACTCCTCCATGGTGTAGTCCTTGACGAGGCGGCTGTTGGGGAAGTAGTCCCGCAAAAAGGTGCCCTCGATGAGGATGTTCAAGGGCGAGGGGAAGGGCCGGCAGGAGAGCTGCAGCCGGCGATCCCGGTAGAGCAGCT
The DNA window shown above is from Thermodesulfobacteriota bacterium and carries:
- a CDS encoding LEA type 2 family protein produces the protein MTGQLGRPRRRPRWPFLLALALLAGCASLRLEPPQVNLLSLAVEDVTLSHINLTAQLRFYNPNPEPLTITEVRYQLELADEIVAEGRSRLPVTVAGGETGTTELRLSSAYWDLFATLQALPAAGQEVRYRISGSVQVDAGGLWDERFPFQRQGLIPLHPPPP
- a CDS encoding glycosyltransferase family 2 protein, translating into MDYTIGILTWNSHALIGPLLDSIAAHRGTRPGETIVVDNGSTDGTVGLIEGRYPWVRLVKNPANRGVAPARNQILRMAQGRYVLILDVDTLVLPGAVDTLIEVMDQHPEAAIGGPKLLYRDRRLQLSCRPFPSPLNILIEGTFLRDYFPNSRLVKDYTMEEWDHASLRPVDWMYGACLIIRRDALARIGLFDEGYFYLYEDMDLCLAAWRQGFSVLYIPQAEIIHFLERERRSVLSRTLLIHLRSILRFLAKYYLGGRLRRPLGRQT